Genomic DNA from Theileria equi strain WA chromosome 4 map unlocalized gcontig_1105316255033, whole genome shotgun sequence:
GAGGTACTTGTCTAAATTGTTATTGGTTGTAGAGAATCTTTAACACTTTGAATAATTTTCATCGCTATATTTCTGTATTCATCATTACCACAGGTGACCTAAATGATCAATGAACACCTCTGTACAGCACATACCTCCATCCCTTTAAAGTCAACAACAAGGTCAATTACAGAATTTTCATCTTGTGGATCCGAAACTGAAAAATGTAGCTTTTTTCCCGACTTTTTACTTTCTGCCTTTACTTGAACGGGATTTCCAAATTTCTGAATCAGCTGCATTTCTATAACCTTATTAGATATTGATGCATCATTCATGCTTTTCACTACTTCGAGTTCTTCAAGGGTACCTTTACGATCTGAAATTATCTCTATTGCCAAAACATTTATACTATCTGCAATCAAATCGGCAACTGGGCTGGCCTACAGAAAAATGATTTCATGTATAGAATAAATACCGTCCATTCTaaaatgatattttcaTCGACGTGAGAGACCCTAACCAAGTTACAAACATCAATTTCGCTCTTTGACACACTTTTAACATCATCATAAATGGATAGAAGGGCACTCTTCAAATCATCCAGTTTAAAGGGGAAatttattttcattctttgggtCAAAAACGAGACATCCATATTTCCGTAACTTTCCACATCCGAAGAATACATCATTTTTGGTACATAATTATCATACACCACAACACTAGAAACAAGGTCAGAACTCGATACTCCAGTTTCCTTGCTGTAACCACTTGTACTGAGATTGCGTAGATCTGATGCCAATTTACCAACTGTATTCACAAAGCGATTTTGAGAAAAGTTGAGCGAAACAACTTGCAATACTTCAGGCATAAAAATCGACAATTCAGGCATCTCCTCAGAAAGTTTATCtctcattctcttcatttCAGATCTTTCTCCATGTACTAGAATCACGTTTGGAACACACAAACGGCGAATAAAATCTTTTGTCTGGTTATAATCGGTATGAGCACTAAATGAAATTTGTTCTATCGTACATCGGCGctgaaaaatatttataaatgacaGTTATAACTTACCTTAATAACCCTACTTCCGAGATTGAGAACTTCTGGATCTTTTTTTAGTGCATCAGCTAATGTGCCCTTTACAGTGTAACCAGTTAAAATTACACCATTGCGATTATCTGGAGcaaaaatttcaaaaacTTCTAGTGACGGTCCTCCTTGTAACATACCGGGAGATGTCATAACAACACAAGGACCATCTCTGAGCAGATATGTGCGTATCGATTCAACAgattttgcatattttacaaatttgaAGTTGAAGGGATTGTGACCATTATAAACGCTTTCCTTGACGTACTCGCCACATAATCCGATAAATGTTTCATATACTCTCAATGATTTAGAAGCCAAGGGAGATATATAGAATATAGGAATCGACTGTAACTGCTTGTTTGCAGCCCAGTACTCCTCCAATATCAAGAGTATTTCTTGGGCTCTTCCCAAAGCAAAAACTGGTAAAAGACATTTTCCATCCCTCATAAGTATGTCTAACACAACGTGCAAGAAACGAGCCTCACGTTGAGTACGTTCTTCATGAATGCGAATTCCATATGTACTTTCACTAATTAATAGGTGCACATTGATATTTGGAATTTCAGCGCTTGGAAGATGTCTATCATACTCTGTTGAATAATCACCTGTATAAAGGATTCTTACACCGTCCATTTCTACTAGAAACATACATGCACCCAAAACATGACCAGCTCTATAACATGAGATTTTTATTCCATCAAAGGAGCGTTCCTCATGAAAGTCTATTGTTTCAATATGGTTAAGAGCATATTCTACATCTTCAAAAGAATATAATCCTGAGCCACAAACAAGCTCATCAacaacatcttcatcttcttcatttgATGTTCCATCGGGATTCAATTTATCTGTATGGTCaaatatcttctttacaCTGCATAATTGTTCCATACGTGCATAATCTGTCCATAACAAGTGACATATAGCCTTTGTTGCACATGTCATCAGAATCTTACCCTTGAAACCGGTTTTGGATAAGAGATATGGAATAGCTCCACAATGGTCAAGGTGAAAATGTGTAACTAGGCATACTTTTACTTTTGTAATGTCTACCGCCTCGAATACGGGCAGTGCTCCAACTCCAGATAGAGCTGGATGCAAGCCGCAATCGAACATAACACAGTCATTTCCTCTTTCGGCAAATACGCATGACCTACCCACCTCGCATCCAGCGCCGAGAACTGTAATAGTTGTAGGATAGTCAGCATCGCCTACGGAATACGATACAGACATGTTGATGTACAAGCTGACTAGAATCCAAAATCCaaattgtattttattAGATAATAATATGAATCATGATTACTGCCAGGCAAGCAAAGGAAAATATTTGCGATAGGAAGGATGTATTATCAAGAAATATAAATGTGCAGGCTATAGTACGAGATATGAAGTATTAATTCGATGTATTCTAAAATTTATTTAAACTTCACATTAAAAATGTtattttccacaaaataAATTCCTTCTGGGCCTTTAAAATCAAATTGCGATTCCCCATTTGGCTCACATTGGCCAGAATTTATAATGCTTGGCAAAATATTGTGAATTATTTCCTAAAATGGATTCAAGCATAGATAAGAAACTATGTAGGATAGATAGTGAGATTTCAGGGAACAAATGTTACGAGTCTATGCAACATATACTAAGTCTTGTAAAAAGGTCGGTTATCTAtcaatatatttgtatatCTGTCGTTTAGAAACCTTTTGAGAAACAAATATAAGGAATCCCTGGAAATTCTTTACAATTACGcctccatttttattgGTGAGTACTCCATGTGTAATTATTCCCCttagagaagaaagagtTTATTCTGGCTGGCGAGCTTATGGATGAATATGCAAAAGTTGCTGATAAAGGAAAATTATTCTGTAACATAAAAGTTATCAATAAtattatctccatctttgagTCACCTTGGACTTCTGCTGCATTTAGTTCCACTTCAAACGATCAAAAAATGGACGACTACTCTGTCACAATGCTTCTGTACATTAAATTTATGAACCGGGCAATCTCATTCAGTAAATCTGAAACTCATCCACACGGGAATCCACTTTTTCACAAATCGATCGGACGGTATTATATTCACGAAAAGGACTATGTAAAGGCGCAAGGTAATCTTGTATACTCCCAAGACGTAGAATTGTTGCTTTCTATGATAaacgaatggaagaaaCATGCAAGCGAAGACGAACATGATTTCTTTTATTTGAGGGCTATTTTAATGCTGGTTGCTTGTGGAGATATTTGTAATGCCAAGTGTTTTATCTACTTATTGGACGTTAACCTAGAGGATCCAGAGGTATGTTTACCATTTTAGCCAATAGCATGATTTAGGTGCCTTTGCCAATACAGTTAGCTCACCTACTCACGGAGGCGTGTGATCCTCCAGATGAAAAGTTGTTTGAAAAGATTTGTCATGTATATCAACCAATACTCGATTTAGATCCAGAATACAAAGCACTTGTAAAAACGATAAGAGACTCCTACTTTGGACACGATACAGGTGGAGGTTTATTCAGCGGATTAGGAGGAGGATTAAGCGCACTCATGAGGAGTTTCATGTAATTTGTTGTCAAAACTATTCGTCTTCCTTACAATTTTACGTGTGTTTCGTCTATTATATCTCGTCCATGTAAATGTTATTATTTGCAACGCGGTGGACGAATCTGTCCAGGATGCTCAGAGAAGCGAAATTTATGGTGGCTAGAGAATGTGTCATTTTCCTgtttaaaacattttacaTTGGCTAGCCTTCTAGACGTTAATTGCACTACACACTGGTAAATagaattttaaaaacaGGTGCAACGTCGGATGGAATCTCAATATTTCTATCGTAAATCCAGATTTGTTAATCACAATGACTAACATCTTTGAAATCTTGAACAAGGCAGATATTCACACTGGAAGGATTCTGGGTGGGTTTTCGCTTCTTTTATTCATTATTCCCACCGCGACCATGCTTATATTACCAAAACTCGCTGGTACTCTGGGTTTTGACACGAATAGTTCGCTTATATTAAGCGTTGTGGTTGCGGTGACTTCCGTTTTGGGGATAACGTTCAGCTACGCTTGGATAGCTTATAAGCAACAAGATCAGGGTGAAGAGGTCGTTAGCAAGTTTTTTGGTAACAAGGCCAACAAGAATGATTAGCTAAAGTTGTAACATACTGACTTGTGTTGCTGCTCCAGTCgtgaatgaagaagaggcTTCTAAAGGCCAACGGAAGGTTTGGGAATTaaatttgagtttatcTATACTCTGGCTAAAAGAAGATTGGCAGTCCTTATGCGTTGTGACCCTCGTTTTGACTTAAGTGTACATTACAAGATCAGCTCCGAAAAACGGTGGGTGTCTGGCTTATTAGTCGAAGAGTCGACGTAATAAAAATATCTAGACGGTTTCAGTGTGGAAGGATATACTGGAGTGTCTGTCTTTTGTGAGTACTGGAGGCCCCCTCCAATAAATTAGGCAGCACGTTCACAAGGCATTTTTCATCGTTGTTGAtgatttttaaaaataacaTAGTTTGTTTTGTCTTTTGTTCCTAGCCTGTTACTTTCAGTACTTTTGTACGTGCCTGATGCCTTCATAAGGTCGTATAGGAATTACCATTCATTGTCACCCTTGTAACAAGCATATCTGTGACTCTGGCATTACATACGCGTTATTTTTATGAAAACAACTTCATATGATCGCTTTTCATATCTGTTTATCTAGTATTAATGCAGTAGTTGTTGTTTTTGGTTAACTGAAACTGTCTTGCCCTTCTACACGAGGATTCGCTGAAACAGGTATCATATTGCAGTTTTAAAACGTACAAATTATCATATCAAAGATGGGTGATTCGGAATCTCCAAAGTATGTCGGCTTTTCCTCCTCGACCCAAGAGGCCCCCGACGCTTCGCCTATACCTATACCTGCGACGCTGTCGAGGAGGATCTTTAAGGGAAATCCGAATAGTGACTCTTACAGCTCCATGAGCAATCTCTTGGCATCATCATGCTCGAGCGATTATGACAATTGGATCAAGGGCTTCTATGCTAGTAGAATCAATGAGATTTTGCAGTTCAAAAGCACCAGTCATGTTATCACTCCACCCTGTGACAACGATTGTACAGATGTGGATGATATCATCGAACCGTGTCTCTTGGATTGTCACACAGAAGAAGGTTTTGTAAAGACTGCCACCCACTTGATTTTACACAAGATAAGGACCAAACAGGCAAAGTCACCGACATCAATGGTAACCATTGGATTATCTGGAGGATCAACACCAAGGGAGATATTCAGTTTTATGGGTAGATTGCAAGATCTGGAAATAGACTTTAACAGAATCATCATATTCGTCGTAGATGAACGCTACGTTCCAACAGACGATGAAATGTCCAATATTAGGCTGATAAGAAACACCCTGCTAAAGTATTGGCCCATACCAGAATCAAACATTATATTTCCCGATACAAGCTTACCATTGGAAGAGTGTGttaaaaaatatgaagagGATTTAGAGAAAATATTTGGAGTTGTAAACATTAACAAAGTCAAAAGTGAACCTGGAGATGATAGTAACCCCGCCTGGAAGGCTGTTTTT
This window encodes:
- a CDS encoding hypothetical protein (encoded by transcript BEWA_012430A) codes for the protein MTNIFEILNKADIHTGRILGGFSLLLFIIPTATMLILPKLAGTLGFDTNSSLILSVVVAVTSVLGITFSYAWIAYKQQDQGEEVVSKFFGNKANKND
- a CDS encoding cleavage and polyadenylation specificity factor protein, putative (encoded by transcript BEWA_012410A) codes for the protein MSVSYSVGDADYPTTITVLGAGCEVGRSCVFAERGNDCVMFDCGLHPALSGVGALPVFEAVDITKVKVCLVTHFHLDHCGAIPYLLSKTGFKGKILMTCATKAICHLLWTDYARMEQLCSVKKIFDHTDKLNPDGTSNEEDEDVVDELVCGSGLYSFEDVEYALNHIETIDFHEERSFDGIKISCYRAGHVLGACMFLVEMDGVRILYTGDYSTEYDRHLPSAEIPNINVHLLISESTYGIRIHEERTQREARFLHVVLDILMRDGKCLLPVFALGRAQEILLILEEYWAANKQLQSIPIFYISPLASKSLRVYETFIGLCGEYVKESVYNGHNPFNFKFVKYAKSVESIRTYLLRDGPCVVMTSPGMLQGGPSLEVFEIFAPDNRNGVILTGYTVKGTLADALKKDPEVLNLGSRVIKRRCTIEQISFSAHTDYNQTKDFIRRLCVPNVILVHGERSEMKRMRDKLSEEMPELSIFMPEVLQVVSLNFSQNRFVNTVGKLASDLRNLSTSGYSKETGVSSSDLVSSVVVYDNYVPKMMYSSDVESYGNMDVSFLTQRMKINFPFKLDDLKSALLSIYDDVKSVSKSEIDVCNLVRVSHVDENIILEWTASPVADLIADSINVLAIEIISDRKGTLEELEVVKSMNDASISNKVIEMQLIQKFGNPVQVKAESKKSGKKLHFSVSDPQDENSVIDLVVDFKGMEVTCGNDEYRNIAMKIIQSVKDSLQPITI
- a CDS encoding conserved hypothetical protein (encoded by transcript BEWA_012420A); the encoded protein is MDSSIDKKLCRIDSEISGNKCYESMQHILSLVKRNLLRNKYKESLEILYNYASIFIEKKEFILAGELMDEYAKVADKGKLFCNIKVINNIISIFESPWTSAAFSSTSNDQKMDDYSVTMLLYIKFMNRAISFSKSETHPHGNPLFHKSIGRYYIHEKDYVKAQGNLVYSQDVELLLSMINEWKKHASEDEHDFFYLRAILMLVACGDICNAKCFIYLLDVNLEDPEVPLPIQLAHLLTEACDPPDEKLFEKICHVYQPILDLDPEYKALVKTIRDSYFGHDTGGGLFSGLGGGLSALMRSFM